In the genome of Myxococcus stipitatus, one region contains:
- a CDS encoding chemotaxis protein CheW: MKILPRSMEEAQAQEAAELLERRASRLREQAETTVEEAVHWIAEFPLGEERYALSLEMLRAALPLRMVTPVPLSAPHVVGVLRFQGQVLSALSLASMLGGHGWRQDPAVLLVVDRGDGELCALDCEAIPRPTTLPMSAVEAARVRAEGPVTEVFTHDRQLIHLIDLKRLFAVRSTGGRNAR, encoded by the coding sequence ATGAAAATCCTTCCCCGGAGCATGGAAGAGGCCCAGGCACAGGAGGCCGCGGAGCTCCTGGAGCGCCGCGCGTCGCGCCTGCGGGAGCAGGCCGAGACGACCGTCGAGGAGGCGGTGCACTGGATTGCCGAGTTCCCCCTGGGCGAGGAGCGCTACGCGCTGTCGCTGGAGATGCTGCGCGCGGCGCTGCCCCTGCGGATGGTGACGCCGGTGCCCTTGTCCGCGCCGCACGTCGTGGGGGTGCTGCGCTTCCAGGGCCAGGTGCTCTCCGCGCTCAGCCTGGCGTCGATGCTGGGCGGGCACGGCTGGCGACAGGACCCGGCGGTGCTGCTGGTGGTGGACCGCGGCGACGGCGAGCTGTGCGCGCTGGACTGCGAGGCCATCCCCCGGCCCACCACGCTGCCCATGAGCGCGGTGGAGGCCGCGCGCGTGCGGGCCGAGGGGCCCGTGACGGAGGTCTTCACGCACGACCGGCAGCTCATCCACCTCATCGACCTCAAGCGCTTGTTCGCCGTGCGCTCGACGGGAGGACGCAATGCCCGTTGA
- a CDS encoding 2-oxoglutarate dehydrogenase E1 component, producing the protein MANFQDTFLSGANIDFIEGLYARYLEDPTSVDASWREVFERNDGAGRPIFNTKLLEVPAPAVQPGKNGKAAAKEAPAAAAAPAPAAPAPSQALELQSKVDQTLFAFRLRGHLRARLDPLDRPRPALEHIADVGMVDDGHFSAREREQEVESSGAFEQQRVKLGDLLNRLHRTYTGSIGVEVMQILDSQRRRWLMQRMEHSENRTAFSVDDQRHILTKLSYAEGFENFLHTKYVGAKRFSLDGGEALIPMMDAIAEVGAGLGLKEVVIGMAHRGRLNVLTNILGKQPSQIFSEFDGPKDPKAYLGRGDVKYHMGFSSDHVTRQGKNVHLSLAFNPSHLEAVNPVVEGRVRAKQERFGDTERVGVMPLLIHGDAAFMGQGVVAETLNLSGLKGYNTGGTLHIVINNQVGFTTDPHDSRSSIYATAIAQMLDIPIFHVNGDDPEACVHVARLAAEYRQTFHSDVVIDLICYRRYGHNEGDDPSFTQPAMYDLIRKHPTVRTLYAKTLAEQSRIPAEESEAIKQRCLQEFDAALARARQESQFKEPSALEGLWKTYQGGAQKSAPQVKTAVEKATLRDALQKLCALPEGFHVHRDVERTVIKKRLGMLDSEELQWSEGESLAYATLLAEGYPVRLSGQDCERGTFSHRHAVLHDVQTGTEYTPLQQFSTGRARFQVVNSALSEMGVLGFEYGYSLDVPDGLTLWEAQFGDFANGAQIIIDQFIAAGESKWRRLSGVTLLLPHSYEGQGPEHSSARLERFLDLSAEDNIQVCYPTTPAQIFHLLRRQVLRPVRKPLVIMSPKSLLRRPEATSKLDELATGSFQEVILDKVAPAGVTRLLLCSGKVYYDLVKARDERKDDSIAIVRLEQLYPFPGDELASLLSKLPKLTEMYWVQEEPRNAGAWHYMFPRMHDLVSSRSQPQVKLGYIGRAEAASPATGFPKTHEIEQQLIIEEAIFRGTKHGR; encoded by the coding sequence ATGGCGAACTTCCAGGACACGTTCCTTTCCGGCGCCAACATCGACTTCATCGAGGGGCTCTATGCCCGCTACCTCGAGGACCCCACCAGCGTGGATGCGAGCTGGCGGGAGGTCTTCGAGCGGAACGATGGTGCCGGCCGTCCCATCTTCAACACGAAGCTGCTGGAGGTGCCCGCGCCGGCCGTTCAGCCTGGCAAGAATGGCAAGGCCGCCGCCAAGGAGGCCCCGGCCGCCGCCGCGGCCCCGGCTCCGGCGGCGCCCGCGCCCTCCCAGGCGCTGGAGCTGCAGTCCAAGGTGGACCAGACGCTCTTCGCCTTCCGCCTGCGCGGCCACCTGCGCGCCCGGTTGGATCCGCTGGATCGCCCCCGCCCCGCGCTGGAGCACATCGCGGACGTGGGCATGGTGGATGACGGCCACTTCTCCGCGCGCGAGCGCGAGCAGGAAGTGGAGAGCAGCGGCGCCTTCGAGCAGCAGCGCGTGAAGCTGGGCGACCTGCTCAACCGCCTGCACCGCACGTACACCGGCAGCATCGGCGTGGAGGTCATGCAGATTCTCGACAGCCAGCGCCGCCGCTGGCTGATGCAGCGCATGGAGCACAGCGAGAACCGCACCGCGTTCTCCGTGGACGACCAGCGCCACATCCTCACCAAGCTCTCCTACGCGGAGGGCTTCGAGAACTTCCTGCACACGAAGTACGTGGGCGCCAAGCGCTTCAGCCTGGACGGTGGCGAGGCGCTCATCCCCATGATGGACGCCATCGCCGAGGTCGGCGCGGGCCTGGGGCTGAAGGAAGTCGTCATCGGCATGGCCCACCGCGGCCGCCTCAACGTGCTGACGAACATCCTGGGCAAGCAGCCCAGCCAGATCTTCAGCGAGTTCGACGGGCCCAAGGACCCCAAGGCGTACCTGGGCCGCGGCGACGTGAAGTACCACATGGGCTTCTCGTCGGACCACGTCACGCGCCAGGGCAAGAACGTCCACCTGTCGCTGGCCTTCAACCCCAGCCACCTGGAGGCCGTCAATCCGGTGGTCGAGGGCCGCGTGCGCGCCAAGCAGGAGCGCTTCGGCGACACCGAGCGCGTGGGCGTCATGCCGCTGCTCATCCACGGCGACGCGGCCTTCATGGGCCAGGGCGTCGTCGCGGAGACGCTCAACCTGTCGGGCCTCAAGGGCTACAACACGGGCGGCACCCTCCACATCGTCATCAACAACCAGGTCGGCTTCACCACCGACCCGCATGACTCCCGCTCCTCCATCTACGCCACCGCCATCGCGCAGATGCTGGACATCCCCATCTTCCACGTGAACGGAGATGACCCGGAGGCGTGCGTGCACGTGGCGCGGCTGGCGGCGGAGTACCGCCAGACGTTCCACAGCGACGTGGTCATCGACCTCATCTGCTACCGCCGCTACGGCCACAACGAGGGTGACGACCCGTCCTTCACCCAGCCGGCGATGTACGACCTCATCCGCAAGCACCCGACGGTGCGCACGCTCTACGCGAAGACGCTCGCGGAGCAGTCGCGGATTCCGGCCGAGGAGTCGGAGGCCATCAAGCAGCGCTGCCTCCAGGAGTTCGACGCGGCGCTCGCCCGCGCGCGCCAGGAGAGCCAGTTCAAGGAGCCCAGCGCGCTGGAGGGCCTGTGGAAGACGTACCAGGGCGGCGCGCAGAAGAGCGCTCCCCAGGTGAAGACCGCCGTGGAGAAGGCCACGCTGCGCGACGCGCTCCAGAAGCTGTGCGCGCTGCCCGAGGGCTTCCACGTCCACCGCGACGTGGAGCGCACCGTCATCAAGAAGCGCCTGGGCATGCTGGACAGCGAGGAGCTCCAGTGGAGCGAGGGCGAGTCGCTCGCCTACGCCACGCTGCTCGCGGAGGGCTATCCGGTCCGCCTGTCCGGCCAGGACTGTGAGCGCGGCACGTTCAGCCACCGCCACGCCGTGCTGCACGACGTGCAGACGGGCACCGAGTACACGCCGCTGCAGCAGTTCTCCACCGGCCGCGCCCGCTTCCAGGTCGTCAACAGCGCCCTGTCGGAGATGGGTGTCCTGGGCTTCGAGTACGGCTACAGCCTGGACGTCCCGGACGGCCTCACCCTCTGGGAGGCCCAGTTCGGCGACTTCGCCAACGGCGCTCAAATCATCATCGACCAGTTCATCGCCGCCGGTGAGAGCAAGTGGCGCCGGCTCAGCGGCGTGACGCTGCTCCTGCCGCACTCCTACGAAGGCCAGGGCCCGGAGCACTCCAGCGCCCGCCTGGAGCGCTTCCTGGACCTGTCCGCCGAGGACAACATCCAGGTCTGCTACCCCACGACGCCCGCGCAGATCTTCCACCTCCTGCGCCGTCAGGTGCTGCGCCCCGTGCGCAAGCCCCTGGTCATCATGTCGCCCAAGAGCCTGCTGCGCCGGCCGGAGGCAACCAGCAAGCTGGACGAGCTGGCCACGGGCTCCTTCCAGGAGGTCATCCTGGACAAGGTCGCCCCGGCGGGTGTCACGCGCCTGCTCTTGTGCAGCGGCAAGGTCTATTACGACCTCGTGAAGGCGCGCGACGAGCGCAAGGACGACAGCATCGCCATCGTCCGCCTGGAGCAGCTCTACCCGTTCCCGGGCGACGAGCTGGCCAGCCTGCTCTCCAAGCTGCCGAAGCTGACGGAGATGTACTGGGTGCAGGAAGAGCCGAGGAACGCCGGCGCGTGGCACTACATGTTCCCGCGCATGCACGACCTGGTGTCGTCGCGCTCGCAGCCGCAGGTGAAGTTGGGGTACATCGGCCGCGCGGAGGCCGCCAGCCCCGCGACAGGCTTCCCCAAGACTCACGAAATCGAGCAGCAGCTCATCATCGAGGAAGCCATCTTCCGAGGGACCAAGCATGGCCGTTGA
- a CDS encoding chemotaxis protein CheB — MNNRRPIRVLVVDDSPTMANTLTALLTEDPRIEVVGRAGDGNRAVQLARLLRPDVITMDLLLPGLDGPAAIAAIMSQAPARVLVVSAVAEQRGVDLGFQAMSAGALELIGKPNVTNVEELRRWGKDLAHSVCLMAEVPVISRRARTGAVTPPPIGARVDVFGIVASTGGPPALAELLSKLPKDLPVPLLVAQHITVGFTQGMVRWLSQVTTLTVDVARDGERLEPGRVYFPQDGQDLLVDSTGLARLQPSRGGPCPNGDILLASLAQAFGRRSGGVVLTGMGEDGARGLLAIRKAGGVTFSQDEATSVVYGMPRAALEIRATDQGVPLSSLPELILQSCVPLNFRAGGGRGEGGVGR; from the coding sequence GTGAACAACCGTCGCCCCATTCGCGTGCTGGTGGTGGATGACTCGCCCACCATGGCCAACACGTTGACGGCCCTGCTCACCGAGGACCCTCGCATCGAGGTCGTCGGTCGCGCGGGAGATGGCAACCGCGCCGTCCAGCTCGCGCGGCTGTTGCGCCCCGACGTCATCACCATGGACCTGTTGCTGCCGGGCCTGGACGGGCCGGCGGCCATCGCGGCCATCATGTCCCAGGCCCCCGCGCGGGTGCTGGTGGTGAGCGCGGTGGCCGAGCAGCGCGGCGTGGACCTGGGCTTCCAGGCCATGAGCGCCGGCGCGCTGGAGCTCATCGGCAAGCCCAACGTCACCAACGTGGAGGAGCTGCGCCGGTGGGGCAAGGACCTGGCCCACTCGGTGTGCCTCATGGCGGAGGTGCCCGTCATCTCCCGCCGCGCGCGCACGGGGGCGGTGACGCCGCCGCCCATCGGCGCGCGGGTGGACGTGTTCGGCATCGTGGCCTCCACCGGTGGCCCGCCCGCGCTGGCGGAGCTCCTGTCCAAGCTGCCCAAGGACCTGCCGGTGCCGCTGCTCGTCGCGCAGCACATCACCGTGGGCTTCACCCAGGGCATGGTGCGGTGGCTGTCCCAGGTGACGACGCTGACGGTGGATGTGGCCCGGGATGGCGAGCGGCTGGAGCCCGGGCGGGTGTACTTCCCGCAGGACGGGCAGGACCTCCTGGTCGACTCCACGGGCCTGGCGCGGCTGCAGCCGAGCCGAGGCGGGCCGTGCCCCAACGGCGACATCCTGCTCGCGTCGCTGGCCCAGGCGTTCGGCCGACGCAGCGGCGGCGTGGTGCTCACTGGCATGGGCGAGGACGGCGCGCGGGGCCTGTTGGCCATCCGCAAGGCGGGCGGCGTCACCTTCTCCCAGGACGAGGCCACCTCCGTCGTCTACGGCATGCCGCGCGCGGCGCTGGAGATTCGCGCCACGGACCAGGGCGTGCCGCTGTCGTCCTTGCCGGAGCTCATCCTCCAGAGCTGTGTGCCGCTCAACTTCCGCGCCGGTGGCGGGCGCGGTGAGGGTGGGGTGGGTCGATGA
- a CDS encoding response regulator, whose translation MSTNSTNSAKVLLVDDSPTVRNIVKIYLMNLRVEALEADDAARALKILQLVPVNLVIADINMPGMDGITFVKEVRASRNAQLRSVPILLLTAEKSVDLRQRGTEAGANAFIQKPVSHHELTETVRQFLSKA comes from the coding sequence GTGAGCACCAACAGCACCAACAGCGCCAAGGTCTTGCTGGTGGACGACAGCCCGACCGTCCGGAACATCGTCAAGATCTACCTCATGAACCTCCGGGTCGAGGCCTTGGAGGCGGACGATGCGGCGCGCGCCCTGAAAATCCTCCAGCTCGTTCCCGTCAACCTGGTCATCGCCGACATCAACATGCCGGGGATGGACGGCATCACCTTCGTGAAGGAGGTGCGGGCCAGCCGCAACGCGCAGCTGCGCTCGGTGCCCATCCTGCTGCTGACGGCGGAGAAGAGCGTGGACCTGCGCCAGCGCGGCACGGAGGCGGGCGCCAATGCCTTCATCCAGAAGCCGGTGTCCCACCACGAGCTGACGGAGACCGTCCGTCAGTTCCTGTCCAAGGCCTGA
- a CDS encoding response regulator, producing MSLPSLLLVDDSDAILALERAILSGHYTIHTASNGREALDKVSRLMPAAVLLDLSMPEMDGDEVLQRMKADPATADIPVIIISSEKSRAEACLGLGAETFLAKPFRADELLFAVGEALASSRRRARTGSLLVLRVTVGALEFAIPLDSVREVLLQPATRPLPTAPSYLREYVEVRGEALCVLDVARRLGVEHNLPRVERMLVVIQVEGVALALAVDTVKDPEEFGAADIDRRERVGGADHGPLREGLVGMLRVGGRLLPILDPKVFVGRGLLRELPKMVEAAEAGRSA from the coding sequence GTGAGCCTGCCGTCCCTGCTGCTCGTCGACGACAGCGACGCCATCCTGGCGCTCGAGCGCGCCATCCTCTCCGGCCACTACACCATCCACACGGCCAGCAACGGCCGCGAGGCGCTGGACAAGGTCTCCCGGCTGATGCCCGCCGCGGTGCTGCTGGACCTGTCCATGCCGGAGATGGATGGTGACGAGGTCCTCCAACGGATGAAGGCGGACCCCGCCACGGCGGACATCCCCGTCATCATCATCTCCTCGGAGAAGTCGCGCGCGGAGGCGTGCCTGGGGCTGGGCGCGGAGACGTTCCTGGCCAAGCCGTTCCGCGCGGACGAGCTGCTCTTCGCGGTGGGCGAGGCCCTGGCCAGCTCCCGCCGCCGCGCGCGCACCGGCTCGCTGCTGGTGCTGCGGGTGACGGTGGGCGCGCTGGAGTTCGCCATCCCGCTGGACTCGGTGCGCGAGGTGCTCCTGCAGCCCGCGACGCGGCCGCTGCCCACGGCGCCCTCGTACCTGCGCGAGTACGTGGAGGTCCGGGGCGAGGCGCTGTGCGTGCTGGACGTGGCGCGGCGGTTGGGCGTGGAGCACAACCTGCCGCGCGTGGAGCGGATGCTGGTGGTCATCCAGGTGGAGGGCGTGGCGTTGGCGCTCGCGGTGGACACGGTGAAGGACCCGGAGGAGTTCGGGGCGGCGGACATCGACCGGAGGGAGCGCGTGGGGGGCGCGGACCATGGCCCGCTGCGCGAGGGATTGGTGGGCATGTTGCGCGTGGGAGGGCGGCTGTTGCCCATCCTGGACCCGAAGGTGTTCGTGGGGCGTGGGCTGTTGCGCGAGCTGCCCAAGATGGTGGAGGCCGCGGAGGCCGGGCGGAGCGCATGA
- a CDS encoding hybrid sensor histidine kinase/response regulator: MPVDPMLQGLVTGFAVEAQEVIQKVTMDLLELEREGLDAAALGKLYVRLGRHLHTLKGSASSLGLQDLGDIAHKLEDALAPLKASAQKMPRSVVDVLLHGLDLFMLRAQAHADGRGDALPDPAAALAQLVADGPAPDQVSASVGVVSEEASPPGAQEEASPDGALAMNPDALPESADTGWRVGARQVTALMREVERLREVRLRVEERGRELERVVTVLARQGLLAETAEARTLLSGTARLLRTDGEETSDIVDALEEGLKAITTRPVRTILDPLQRMVRDLSRQLGKEARLSVVGSELSLDRRLLEKLQGALVHLLRNAVDHGLEMPAAREKAGKHHEGALTLRVEQQGNLLFLECADDGAGIDVTRVRKVAESRGLLAADEGDRLNDNQLRDLIFRPGFSTRSDVTDTSGRGVGLDAVRASVEALQGRIEVNSAQGQGTRFVMTLPVDLGSSPVLVVRALEQLVGLPMLAVEATQLARADSLRIGKRKAHLEYQGQLLQVVDLGARLGLRAAAPPAEGQPLLIVQSGGKRVALGVDAVVGDRDLVIRPLPSEVRDVPAWQGAATLSRGELLLICRPDWLVTETGQTTVTAQRRALVVDDSLTARALHRAMLEAGGFSVHLAASGARALDRLQTDTYDVVICDLDMEEMDGTQLIARLREKRETASLPVILVSAHDSAAARERGMAAGADGYLSKRECAAGRLLAEVLDVMSRRGGRA, from the coding sequence ATGCCCGTTGACCCGATGCTGCAAGGCCTGGTGACGGGCTTCGCCGTGGAGGCCCAGGAGGTCATCCAGAAGGTCACCATGGACCTGCTGGAGCTGGAGCGCGAGGGCCTGGACGCGGCCGCGCTCGGCAAGCTCTACGTCCGGCTGGGTCGCCACCTGCACACCCTCAAGGGCAGCGCGTCCAGCCTGGGCCTGCAGGACCTGGGCGACATCGCCCACAAGCTCGAGGACGCGCTCGCGCCCCTCAAGGCCAGCGCGCAGAAGATGCCCCGGTCCGTGGTGGACGTGCTGCTGCACGGCCTGGACCTCTTCATGCTGCGCGCGCAGGCGCACGCGGACGGACGCGGTGACGCGCTGCCGGACCCCGCCGCCGCGCTCGCGCAGCTGGTGGCGGACGGGCCCGCGCCGGACCAGGTGAGCGCGAGCGTGGGTGTCGTCTCCGAGGAGGCGTCGCCGCCGGGCGCGCAGGAGGAGGCGTCGCCGGACGGCGCGCTGGCGATGAACCCGGACGCGCTGCCGGAGTCGGCGGACACGGGCTGGCGCGTCGGCGCGCGGCAGGTGACGGCGCTGATGCGCGAGGTGGAGCGGCTGCGCGAGGTGCGCCTGCGCGTGGAGGAGCGAGGCCGCGAGCTGGAGCGCGTGGTGACGGTGCTGGCCAGGCAGGGGCTCCTGGCGGAGACGGCGGAGGCTCGCACGCTGCTCTCCGGCACGGCGCGCCTCCTGCGCACCGACGGCGAGGAGACAAGCGACATCGTCGACGCGCTGGAGGAGGGCCTCAAGGCCATCACCACGCGTCCGGTGCGCACGATATTGGACCCGCTCCAGCGCATGGTGCGCGACCTGTCGCGCCAGCTGGGCAAGGAGGCCCGGCTGTCGGTGGTGGGCTCGGAGCTGTCGCTGGACCGGCGCCTGCTGGAGAAGCTCCAGGGCGCGCTGGTGCACCTGTTGCGCAACGCCGTGGACCACGGGCTGGAGATGCCGGCCGCGCGCGAGAAGGCGGGCAAGCACCACGAGGGCGCGCTCACGCTGCGCGTGGAGCAGCAGGGCAACCTCCTGTTCCTGGAGTGCGCGGACGACGGCGCGGGCATCGACGTGACGCGGGTGCGCAAGGTGGCCGAGTCGCGAGGGCTCCTCGCCGCCGACGAGGGCGACCGGCTCAACGACAACCAGCTGCGAGACCTCATCTTCCGGCCGGGCTTCAGCACGCGCAGCGACGTGACGGACACCTCCGGCCGAGGCGTGGGCCTGGACGCGGTGCGCGCGTCGGTGGAGGCGCTGCAGGGCCGCATCGAGGTGAACAGCGCGCAGGGCCAGGGCACGCGCTTCGTGATGACGCTGCCGGTGGACCTGGGCAGCTCGCCCGTGCTGGTGGTGCGCGCGCTGGAGCAGCTGGTGGGCCTGCCGATGCTCGCGGTGGAGGCCACGCAGCTGGCGCGCGCGGACTCGCTGCGCATCGGCAAGCGCAAGGCGCACCTGGAATACCAAGGGCAGCTGTTGCAGGTGGTGGACCTGGGCGCGCGGCTGGGCCTGCGGGCCGCGGCGCCTCCGGCGGAGGGCCAGCCGCTGCTCATCGTGCAGAGCGGAGGCAAGCGCGTGGCGCTGGGGGTGGACGCGGTGGTGGGGGACCGGGACCTGGTCATCCGGCCGCTGCCCTCGGAGGTCCGGGACGTCCCGGCCTGGCAGGGCGCGGCGACGCTGAGCCGAGGTGAGTTGCTCCTCATCTGCCGGCCGGACTGGCTGGTGACGGAGACGGGCCAGACGACGGTGACGGCGCAGCGCCGGGCGCTGGTGGTGGACGACTCGCTCACCGCGCGCGCGCTGCACCGGGCCATGCTGGAGGCGGGTGGCTTCAGCGTGCACCTGGCGGCCAGCGGGGCGCGGGCGCTGGACCGGCTCCAGACGGACACGTACGACGTCGTCATCTGCGACCTGGACATGGAAGAGATGGACGGCACACAGCTCATCGCCCGGCTGCGGGAGAAGCGGGAGACGGCGTCGCTGCCGGTCATCCTCGTCTCCGCGCATGACAGCGCGGCGGCGCGCGAGCGGGGCATGGCGGCGGGAGCGGATGGATATCTCAGCAAGCGCGAGTGTGCCGCGGGTCGGCTGCTCGCGGAGGTGCTCGACGTGATGAGCCGCAGGGGAGGGCGCGCGTGA
- the fabI gene encoding enoyl-ACP reductase FabI — protein MLLKGKKLLITGVLTPQSLAFGIAEHALEQGADILLTGFGRAMSLTERSAKRLKPGIEVLELDVTNPAHFAALTGEIQKRWDRVDGVLHGIAYAPDDALGGNFLNTPWESVQTAFRISAFSLKELAVACAPLMQPGGSIVTLDFDNRVAWPIYDWMGVCKAALEATVRYLARDLGPKGIRVNALAAGPLSTMAAKGIPGFKVLEQYWGQQAPLGWNSKTSHDMVSRTACALLSDWLPSTTGEMIHVDGGYHAIGAPPVPPEAAEGAQPGATKPPSP, from the coding sequence ATGCTGCTTAAGGGCAAGAAGCTGCTCATCACCGGGGTGCTCACGCCCCAGTCCCTCGCCTTCGGCATCGCCGAGCACGCGCTCGAGCAGGGCGCGGACATCCTCCTGACGGGCTTCGGCCGGGCCATGTCGCTCACCGAGCGCAGCGCCAAGCGACTCAAGCCGGGAATCGAGGTGCTGGAGCTGGACGTCACCAACCCCGCGCACTTCGCCGCGCTGACGGGTGAAATCCAGAAGCGCTGGGACCGGGTGGACGGCGTGCTGCACGGCATCGCCTACGCCCCGGACGACGCCCTGGGCGGCAACTTCCTCAACACGCCCTGGGAGAGTGTCCAGACGGCGTTCCGCATCTCGGCGTTCTCCCTGAAGGAGCTGGCCGTGGCGTGCGCGCCGCTGATGCAGCCGGGCGGCTCCATCGTCACGCTGGACTTCGACAACCGCGTGGCGTGGCCCATCTACGACTGGATGGGGGTGTGCAAGGCCGCGCTGGAGGCGACGGTGCGCTACCTGGCCCGGGACCTGGGCCCCAAGGGCATCCGGGTGAACGCGCTGGCCGCGGGCCCGCTGTCCACCATGGCGGCCAAGGGCATCCCTGGCTTCAAGGTGCTGGAGCAGTACTGGGGTCAGCAGGCGCCCCTGGGCTGGAACTCCAAGACGAGCCACGACATGGTCTCCCGGACGGCGTGTGCCCTGTTGTCGGATTGGCTGCCCTCCACCACGGGCGAAATGATCCACGTGGACGGTGGCTACCACGCCATTGGCGCGCCGCCGGTGCCTCCCGAGGCGGCGGAAGGCGCCCAGCCCGGGGCCACCAAGCCGCCCAGCCCGTAG
- a CDS encoding CheR family methyltransferase: MSAELDPRLLSRAREVVSSITGFREDAIAAEAMERVVRGELARGRSSADLLGEMLFPQSPLANTLVRAALVGETYFFRQPEHFRYISQEGVPAALRRGALALRGWSAGCSTGEEAYSLAAALLASVPQGFPVEVMGSDLHEASLETARRASYGTWSRRESAPRLFPLYLDGADRQVTILPVVRRITTFAQSNLLAPLPERFGRFDFILCRNVLTYFSPAARDAAIALLARTLNPGGLLFLGAVEADRVPAGMVREGPPELQAFRLLGPGESATPAPVVRVMERAAPPVIPVRRPKAAPTPVPAQVTPPPPPARLHLDALERIEEGDANGALAVLESLVRQAPDYLPGLLELALLRERSGAREAAVPLMRALRMRAERLAPDQLVDGPEALPARFYQASADAYLNQGALE, from the coding sequence ATGAGCGCAGAGCTTGACCCGCGGCTTCTGTCCCGGGCGCGGGAAGTGGTGTCATCCATCACGGGCTTCCGCGAGGACGCCATCGCCGCGGAGGCCATGGAGCGCGTGGTGCGCGGTGAGCTGGCGCGAGGCCGTTCGTCCGCGGACCTGCTGGGGGAGATGCTGTTTCCCCAGTCGCCCCTGGCCAACACGCTGGTGCGCGCGGCGCTGGTGGGGGAGACGTACTTCTTCCGGCAGCCGGAGCACTTCCGCTACATCTCGCAGGAGGGCGTGCCCGCGGCGCTGCGGCGAGGCGCGCTGGCGCTGCGAGGCTGGAGCGCGGGCTGCTCCACGGGAGAAGAGGCGTACTCGCTGGCCGCGGCGCTCCTGGCCTCCGTGCCCCAGGGCTTCCCGGTGGAGGTGATGGGCTCGGACCTGCACGAGGCCAGCCTGGAGACGGCGCGCCGGGCCTCCTACGGCACCTGGTCCCGCCGCGAGTCCGCGCCGCGCCTGTTCCCGCTCTACCTGGATGGGGCGGACCGGCAGGTGACGATCCTGCCCGTCGTGCGCCGCATCACCACCTTCGCGCAGTCCAACCTGCTGGCGCCGCTGCCCGAGCGCTTCGGCCGCTTCGACTTCATCCTCTGCCGCAACGTGCTGACCTACTTCTCCCCGGCCGCGCGCGACGCGGCCATCGCGCTGCTCGCGCGGACGCTCAATCCCGGAGGGCTGCTCTTCCTGGGCGCGGTGGAGGCGGACCGGGTCCCCGCGGGCATGGTCCGCGAGGGGCCTCCGGAGCTCCAGGCGTTCCGCCTGCTGGGGCCGGGGGAGTCCGCCACGCCCGCGCCGGTGGTCCGGGTGATGGAGCGCGCGGCTCCGCCGGTGATTCCCGTGCGCAGGCCGAAGGCCGCGCCCACGCCCGTGCCCGCGCAGGTGACGCCGCCTCCGCCGCCCGCGCGGCTGCACCTGGATGCGCTGGAGCGCATCGAGGAGGGCGACGCGAACGGGGCGCTGGCGGTGCTGGAGTCGCTGGTGCGCCAGGCCCCCGACTACCTGCCGGGCCTGCTGGAGCTGGCGCTGCTTCGTGAGCGCTCCGGCGCGCGCGAGGCGGCGGTTCCGCTGATGCGCGCCCTGCGCATGCGCGCGGAGCGACTGGCGCCGGACCAGCTCGTGGATGGGCCGGAAGCCCTGCCGGCGCGGTTCTATCAGGCGTCCGCCGACGCCTACCTCAACCAGGGGGCGCTCGAATGA